Proteins encoded in a region of the Alphaproteobacteria bacterium genome:
- a CDS encoding phospholipid methyltransferase, protein MLYTAQAKRDENLLFFRRLLKNPKALGALAPSSLALSNFICRHVEATPDSYVVEIGAGTGRFTRSLLNNGINPAQLFVVEMDAELCEYLSLHFSQVTVINGDASKLLEILPPHIIGKVSTVISGIPLVNLSATLQAGIADACFAVLAEGGRMLQFTYGPISPLSSRKLGLHKKRLGHVLWNFPPAVIWAYKRGGVDEKKPQIFKRRLRYFRRKMGLKAKPS, encoded by the coding sequence ATGCTGTATACCGCTCAAGCCAAAAGAGATGAGAATTTGCTATTCTTCAGACGCCTGTTGAAAAATCCGAAGGCTCTAGGAGCCTTGGCACCAAGCTCCCTTGCTTTATCCAATTTTATTTGTCGACATGTTGAAGCAACGCCTGATAGTTACGTTGTGGAAATAGGGGCAGGTACAGGTCGATTTACGAGATCTTTGTTGAACAATGGGATCAATCCAGCCCAACTTTTTGTGGTTGAAATGGATGCGGAACTTTGTGAGTATTTGAGCCTCCATTTTTCCCAAGTGACCGTCATTAATGGCGATGCAAGTAAGTTGCTTGAGATTCTCCCCCCTCATATCATTGGAAAGGTGAGCACCGTCATCTCTGGCATTCCTTTGGTGAATTTGTCCGCCACCCTTCAAGCTGGGATTGCGGATGCCTGTTTTGCCGTGTTGGCGGAAGGGGGTCGCATGCTGCAATTCACCTATGGGCCTATTTCTCCCCTGTCCAGCAGGAAGTTGGGGCTTCACAAAAAGCGCCTCGGTCATGTGTTATGGAATTTCCCCCCGGCCGTGATTTGGGCCTATAAACGCGGCGGGGTGGACGAAAAGAAACCGCAAATCTTTAAACGTCGCTTACGCTATTTTCGTCGAAAGATGGGGCTTAAAGCTAAGCCCTCCTAA
- the nuoL gene encoding NADH-quinone oxidoreductase subunit L, translating to MDLFHLAELAIFAPLLGFLIAGFGSMNTRGILQDGGQFGDRFAFTVTCAFMGVCCLASVFLFYKVGLDHQEASTLLIPWIEVGTFQAHWGIKLDALSVTMMMIVSIVSFLVHVYSIGYMSHDHSIPRFMAYLSFFTFAMLSLVTAPNLLQLFFGWEGVGLASYLLIGFWYEKPSANAAAMKAFIVNRVGDMGLALGICAIFMVFHTVDYDVLFQSLSVYSNSSADRPVLSYLGREVDVLNFVGILLFIGAMGKSAQLGLHTWLPDAMEGPTPVSALIHAATMVTAGVFLVVRMSPLFELAPYARNMICIVGAVTALFSALIAVTQNDIKRIIAYSTCSQLGYMFFAAGVSAYGAAMFHLFTHAFFKALLFLGAGAVIHAMSDEQDIRRMGGIRAMIPITYTMMWVGSLALAGVPFFAGYYSKDAILEAAYLQGSAIGYFSFGVGLVVAILTAFYSWRLLLLTFHGTPRADDRVMAHVHEAPISMKIPLYLLALGAILSGYFGQNLFLNSAFWGKSIAFVAAQPHDPIPYGVFFLPLLCAILGISLAYRFYYSDQDLPNRLAARWQRLYSFSLNKGFVDELYDWLFVSRALSVGQLFWKKGDGVVIDGFGPDGVTKVSLGVANLAGRLQTGYVYHYAFAMLAGLVALTTWLIVAKGF from the coding sequence ATGGATCTGTTTCACCTTGCTGAACTTGCGATCTTTGCACCCTTATTAGGCTTTTTAATAGCTGGGTTTGGGAGTATGAATACCCGAGGCATTTTACAGGATGGTGGCCAGTTTGGCGACCGGTTTGCCTTTACGGTAACTTGTGCTTTTATGGGGGTATGCTGCCTTGCATCGGTGTTTTTGTTTTATAAAGTCGGCCTTGATCATCAAGAGGCATCAACCTTGTTGATTCCCTGGATTGAGGTTGGAACATTTCAGGCACATTGGGGGATAAAACTCGATGCTTTAAGTGTTACCATGATGATGATTGTTTCCATCGTCTCTTTCCTCGTCCATGTCTATTCCATTGGCTATATGAGTCACGACCACTCGATCCCTCGATTTATGGCTTATTTAAGTTTCTTTACTTTCGCAATGCTTTCCTTAGTAACGGCACCCAATTTGCTTCAACTTTTCTTTGGGTGGGAAGGGGTGGGGCTCGCCTCCTATCTTCTCATCGGCTTTTGGTATGAAAAACCGTCAGCCAATGCGGCAGCGATGAAAGCTTTCATCGTGAATCGAGTCGGGGATATGGGCTTGGCGCTTGGGATTTGTGCCATATTTATGGTATTTCATACCGTTGATTATGATGTTTTGTTTCAAAGTCTTTCGGTCTATTCAAACAGTTCAGCAGACCGACCGGTCCTCTCTTATCTTGGACGTGAGGTTGACGTTCTCAATTTTGTTGGCATCTTATTGTTTATAGGCGCTATGGGAAAGTCGGCTCAGCTCGGGCTACATACATGGTTACCAGATGCCATGGAAGGCCCAACACCCGTTTCGGCATTGATCCACGCTGCAACCATGGTAACCGCAGGTGTATTTTTGGTCGTGAGAATGTCTCCCTTATTTGAATTAGCGCCTTATGCAAGAAATATGATCTGCATCGTGGGTGCTGTAACGGCCCTATTTTCGGCTTTAATTGCAGTGACGCAAAACGATATCAAACGAATCATTGCGTATTCAACTTGCAGTCAACTTGGGTATATGTTTTTTGCAGCAGGTGTTTCGGCGTATGGGGCGGCTATGTTCCATTTATTTACCCATGCATTTTTTAAAGCATTGCTGTTCTTAGGCGCAGGGGCGGTGATCCATGCCATGTCTGATGAACAGGATATACGTCGCATGGGGGGAATTCGAGCGATGATTCCTATAACCTATACCATGATGTGGGTAGGCAGTTTGGCTTTGGCAGGGGTTCCTTTCTTTGCGGGTTATTATTCAAAGGATGCTATTTTGGAAGCGGCTTATCTTCAAGGGAGTGCGATCGGTTATTTTTCATTTGGTGTTGGTTTAGTTGTTGCAATTCTCACGGCCTTCTATTCTTGGCGCCTCCTTCTGTTGACTTTTCACGGAACTCCGCGGGCGGATGATCGGGTGATGGCACATGTCCATGAAGCTCCCATATCCATGAAAATTCCTTTATATTTATTAGCCCTTGGTGCCATTTTATCCGGTTATTTTGGGCAAAACTTGTTTTTGAATTCGGCGTTCTGGGGAAAATCCATCGCCTTTGTTGCCGCTCAACCTCATGATCCTATCCCTTACGGGGTCTTTTTCCTTCCTCTCTTGTGTGCGATTTTGGGTATTTCTTTAGCTTATCGGTTCTATTATTCAGATCAGGATCTTCCTAATCGACTGGCTGCGAGATGGCAACGCCTGTATTCCTTTTCTCTCAACAAGGGCTTCGTGGATGAACTGTACGACTGGCTTTTTGTATCTCGAGCATTGTCGGTGGGGCAATTGTTCTGGAAGAAAGGGGATGGTGTCGTGATAGATGGTTTTGGTCCAGATGGTGTAACGAAGGTATCTCTTGGGGTTGCGAATCTTGCTGGCCGGCTTCAAACCGGTTATGTATATCATTACGCCTTTGCGATGTTAGCGGGTCTTGTGGCTCTCACGACATGGCTTATCGTTGCAAAAGGATTTTAA
- a CDS encoding NADH-quinone oxidoreductase subunit M, whose translation MSDLPLLSVITFLPLVGSFFILVMKGEEATIASNARNVALWISFLTFALSLVLWFNFEVDHLSYQFVENTRWVRDLGIRYHLGIDGISLFFILLTTFLTPLCILSSWESVQVRVREYMMAFLLLETFLIGMFSALDLILFYVFFEGVLIPMFLIIGIWGGERRIYSCFKFFLYTFLGSILMLVAILSIYFITGSTDLPVLLDFNFPLLTQKWLWLAFFASFAVKVPMWPVHTWLPDAHVEAPTAGSVILAGILLKMGAYGFLRFSIPLFPGATIYFTPMMMTLSIIAIIYASLVALVQTDMKKLIAYSSVAHMGFVTLGIFTITNQGMSGAVMQMLSHGIVASALFLCVGIIYDRLHTRDIERYGGLVARMPLYALFFMIFTFAAVGLPGTSGFVGEFLVILGAFQTNTWVATFAVSGMVLGATYALWLYRRVIFGKLVHADLKAILDLNLREATILGSLAGLVLWLGIYPQPFLNIINPAVNELIENHKNWVRDETIVALREGVKEDASDILADRSQTGIDSLGVIPAKAFGDYKNSRFFQRHCEPPVRPEGVGGARQSNGNRNEVETKYLLDDAVYNLSLAPGLLCRSPSPKAAA comes from the coding sequence ATGTCTGATTTGCCTCTCTTATCTGTAATAACTTTTCTCCCTTTGGTCGGTAGTTTCTTTATATTGGTGATGAAAGGGGAGGAGGCGACCATCGCGAGTAATGCGCGCAATGTGGCTTTATGGATCTCCTTTTTGACTTTTGCACTCTCTCTTGTCCTTTGGTTTAACTTTGAGGTTGACCATCTCTCCTATCAATTTGTTGAAAATACGCGTTGGGTTAGGGACTTGGGCATCCGCTATCATTTAGGGATTGATGGAATTTCCCTATTCTTTATCCTGCTCACCACATTTTTAACGCCCTTATGCATCTTGTCGAGCTGGGAGTCTGTTCAGGTTCGCGTTCGAGAATATATGATGGCTTTTTTGTTATTAGAAACCTTTTTGATCGGGATGTTTAGCGCTCTCGACCTGATATTATTCTATGTGTTTTTTGAAGGCGTTTTAATCCCTATGTTCCTCATCATTGGCATTTGGGGAGGAGAGCGTCGGATTTACTCTTGTTTCAAGTTTTTCCTTTATACCTTTTTGGGATCCATCTTGATGCTGGTTGCGATTCTTTCCATTTACTTCATAACGGGAAGCACAGATCTCCCCGTTTTGTTAGATTTCAATTTCCCCTTGTTGACCCAGAAATGGTTGTGGTTGGCGTTTTTTGCATCCTTCGCTGTTAAGGTTCCCATGTGGCCTGTTCATACGTGGCTGCCGGATGCGCATGTGGAGGCACCAACGGCTGGGTCAGTTATTTTGGCGGGGATCCTTCTGAAAATGGGGGCCTATGGATTTTTACGTTTTTCTATTCCCTTATTCCCAGGTGCGACGATATATTTCACACCCATGATGATGACTTTAAGTATCATCGCGATCATCTATGCCTCTCTTGTGGCTTTGGTTCAAACGGATATGAAGAAACTCATTGCCTATTCTTCGGTCGCTCATATGGGGTTTGTCACCCTGGGGATCTTTACCATCACCAACCAAGGAATGAGTGGGGCTGTGATGCAGATGCTGAGCCATGGCATTGTGGCTTCTGCTTTGTTTTTGTGTGTGGGAATTATTTATGATCGCCTTCACACACGGGATATTGAGCGTTATGGTGGGTTGGTTGCGCGCATGCCTTTGTATGCATTGTTTTTCATGATCTTTACTTTTGCTGCTGTTGGGTTGCCGGGCACAAGTGGATTTGTAGGAGAGTTTTTGGTCATCCTTGGCGCTTTCCAGACGAATACGTGGGTAGCAACATTTGCAGTCTCAGGGATGGTTTTGGGGGCAACTTATGCCTTGTGGCTCTATCGCCGGGTGATTTTTGGAAAATTAGTACATGCCGATTTAAAAGCGATTTTGGATCTCAATTTGAGAGAAGCCACGATTTTGGGGTCACTGGCAGGCCTTGTGTTGTGGTTGGGAATTTACCCCCAACCATTTTTGAATATCATTAATCCAGCGGTGAATGAGCTCATAGAAAACCACAAAAACTGGGTGAGGGATGAGACAATCGTTGCCCTTCGTGAGGGAGTGAAAGAGGATGCATCTGACATTCTTGCTGACAGGTCTCAAACCGGGATTGATTCTTTGGGGGTGATCCCAGCAAAGGCCTTTGGAGATTACAAAAATTCAAGATTTTTTCAGCGTCATTGCGAGCCTCCCGTACGACCCGAAGGGGTAGGGGGTGCGCGGCAATCCAACGGCAACAGGAATGAGGTAGAAACAAAGTATTTATTAGATGATGCTGTATATAACTTGTCTTTGGCCCCTGGGTTGCTTTGTCGTTCGCCTTCGCCGAAAGCTGCGGCTTAA
- the nuoN gene encoding NADH-quinone oxidoreductase subunit NuoN, whose amino-acid sequence MNLAFETLDLSLIFPELVLLGSAFILLIIGLFRGEYAFHRVMLISKIALAAVFIIVCATHPAREVAFQGAFVSDAFSILMKALVLGSALIVLMVSRKSLASEDIAQYEYPILVLLAVLGMMVMISANDLISLFIGLELQSLSLYVLTALRRDNVKSSEAGMKYFVLGALSTGLLLYGCSLIYGYTGTTNFDVIADMLKGMKSFPLPMMFGLVFLMAGLIFKISAVPFHMWTPDVYEGSPTSITTFLASAPKVAGFALITRVFISPFISILPQWQMMLAVIAIASMVLGAFAALNQRNIKRLLAYSAIGNMGYALIGIVVGTEESVTASILYIFLYLIMIVGVFACLLNITRRSQETDTIEDLKGLVRFYPGTAFILSFLLFSMAGIPPLAGFLGKLYIFKAAVAANFYILAIIGVLTSVVAAAYYLWIVKAIMMDDPDLDRWAEHYRSYRREPAMTFVLLGTVAGLIWVFIVPSPIIKLANDAAASLFDF is encoded by the coding sequence ATGAACCTTGCCTTTGAAACATTAGATCTTAGCCTCATTTTCCCTGAACTGGTCCTTTTGGGATCAGCCTTTATTTTACTGATTATTGGGCTGTTTCGGGGAGAATATGCCTTCCACCGGGTTATGCTCATTTCAAAAATTGCGTTGGCAGCTGTATTCATCATTGTTTGTGCAACACATCCCGCACGTGAAGTTGCTTTTCAAGGCGCATTTGTGAGTGATGCTTTTTCGATATTGATGAAAGCCCTTGTACTTGGTAGTGCTCTCATTGTGTTGATGGTCAGTCGCAAGTCCCTAGCCTCGGAAGATATTGCGCAGTATGAGTATCCAATTTTGGTTTTGCTTGCGGTCTTAGGAATGATGGTGATGATCTCAGCAAATGACTTGATCAGCCTATTCATTGGTCTAGAGTTGCAAAGTTTGAGTCTCTATGTCTTGACAGCCCTGCGCCGCGATAATGTAAAATCTTCAGAAGCGGGTATGAAGTATTTTGTTCTAGGAGCTTTGTCGACGGGCCTTTTGCTTTATGGTTGTTCTTTGATATATGGGTATACAGGAACGACGAATTTTGATGTGATCGCAGACATGCTAAAAGGAATGAAAAGTTTCCCTTTGCCTATGATGTTTGGGTTGGTTTTCTTAATGGCAGGGTTGATATTTAAGATTTCAGCCGTTCCCTTTCATATGTGGACACCTGATGTTTATGAAGGCTCGCCCACATCGATTACTACTTTTCTCGCTTCAGCGCCTAAAGTTGCCGGATTTGCCCTGATCACACGTGTGTTCATCTCCCCTTTTATCAGCATTTTACCTCAATGGCAGATGATGCTTGCGGTTATTGCAATTGCTTCTATGGTTTTGGGGGCCTTTGCTGCCCTTAACCAACGCAATATCAAGCGCCTCTTGGCGTATAGTGCCATTGGAAATATGGGATATGCATTAATTGGCATTGTTGTGGGGACGGAAGAAAGCGTGACAGCGAGCATTCTCTATATTTTCTTGTACTTGATTATGATTGTGGGTGTTTTTGCATGCCTTCTCAATATTACGCGTCGCAGTCAAGAAACGGATACCATTGAAGATTTGAAAGGTCTGGTCCGTTTCTACCCAGGGACGGCGTTCATCTTAAGCTTTTTGCTTTTTTCTATGGCAGGCATTCCGCCCCTGGCTGGGTTTTTAGGGAAGCTGTATATTTTTAAGGCAGCCGTGGCTGCCAACTTCTATATCCTCGCCATCATCGGTGTTTTGACCAGTGTGGTGGCGGCAGCTTATTATCTTTGGATTGTGAAAGCGATTATGATGGATGACCCGGACCTAGATCGATGGGCAGAACATTATCGCAGTTATAGAAGGGAGCCAGCCATGACCTTCGTATTGTTGGGAACTGTTGCGGGTCTCATTTGGGTATTTATCGTTCCAAGTCCTATCATAAAGTTAGCCAATGATGCAGCTGCATCCTTGTTTGATTTTTAG
- a CDS encoding biotin--[acetyl-CoA-carboxylase] ligase yields the protein MQEFILYDYSVIGSTNDEAKSLLSQGASEGTVVRAESQTAGRGRRGRKWVSEPGNLYFSVILCPKCLLTTASQLSFVIALAVGKAILPYLTNPEILAYKWPNDLLLQKEKVAGILIETESAGGQLAEACVIGIGLNLISIPEHPAYRVTALKNHTKTNLSRDILFSQLLDQIKSVYQIWQRDGFTPIREAWMERAYGLGENLTVNLGKNDICGEFLGLSDEGAFLLKDNNGVVHCLVSVEI from the coding sequence TTGCAAGAATTCATCCTCTATGATTACTCAGTTATTGGAAGCACCAATGATGAAGCCAAATCCCTTTTGAGCCAAGGGGCTAGCGAAGGAACTGTTGTTCGGGCAGAATCTCAAACAGCGGGTCGTGGGCGTCGGGGTAGAAAATGGGTCTCTGAGCCTGGTAATTTATATTTTTCAGTAATTTTGTGTCCAAAGTGCCTATTAACAACAGCAAGTCAGCTTTCCTTTGTGATTGCCTTAGCTGTGGGCAAGGCAATTTTACCTTATCTGACCAATCCTGAAATATTAGCCTACAAATGGCCCAATGATTTGCTTCTTCAAAAAGAAAAAGTCGCTGGGATTTTAATTGAAACAGAGTCGGCAGGCGGACAACTGGCCGAAGCATGTGTGATTGGTATAGGGCTAAATCTTATCTCGATCCCTGAACATCCGGCTTACCGTGTAACAGCTTTAAAAAATCATACCAAAACAAACTTAAGTCGGGATATTTTGTTTTCTCAGCTCCTTGATCAAATCAAAAGTGTCTATCAGATTTGGCAGCGTGATGGCTTTACCCCCATTCGTGAAGCTTGGATGGAACGTGCCTATGGCCTTGGGGAAAACTTGACCGTAAACCTTGGAAAAAATGACATCTGTGGCGAGTTCCTTGGGCTGAGCGATGAGGGGGCGTTCTTGCTGAA